From a single Micrococcales bacterium genomic region:
- a CDS encoding response regulator transcription factor, which yields MSTRVLLVDDQAVVRAGIRVLIELTDDLIICGEAADGTQAVQMTRALKPDVVLMDIRMPRSDGITATRQITHDPDLADVRIIALTTFDTDEHLFGALAAGAAGFLLKDVEATHLQDAIRTVARGDSLLDPAITRRVLDELTQRATPTAHQPERLDQLTDREREATRLAATGLTNQQIAEHLHVSPHTAKTHINRAMTKLHARDRGQLVTIAYQTGLATLDPS from the coding sequence ATGAGCACCCGAGTGCTCCTGGTCGATGACCAAGCGGTGGTGCGCGCCGGCATCCGCGTGCTCATCGAGCTGACCGACGACCTCATCATCTGCGGCGAAGCCGCCGACGGGACCCAAGCCGTCCAGATGACCAGGGCCCTCAAACCCGACGTCGTTCTCATGGACATCCGCATGCCCCGCAGCGACGGGATCACCGCAACCCGGCAGATCACCCACGACCCCGATCTCGCCGACGTGCGCATCATCGCCCTGACCACCTTCGACACCGACGAGCACCTCTTCGGGGCGCTGGCAGCCGGCGCCGCCGGGTTCCTGCTCAAGGACGTCGAAGCCACACACCTCCAGGACGCCATCCGCACCGTCGCCCGCGGCGACAGCCTGCTGGACCCTGCGATCACCCGACGGGTCCTCGACGAACTCACCCAGCGCGCCACACCCACCGCCCACCAACCCGAACGCCTCGACCAACTCACTGACCGAGAACGGGAAGCCACACGCCTCGCCGCCACCGGGCTGACCAACCAGCAGATCGCCGAGCACCTCCACGTCAGCCCCCACACCGCCAAGACCCACATCAACCGCGCCATGACCAAGCTCCACGCCCGAGACCGCGGCCAACTCGTGACCATCGCCTACCAAACCGGACTCGCAACCCTCGACCCCAGCTGA
- a CDS encoding FAD-dependent oxidoreductase, whose protein sequence is MRVVVIGADACGASAASGIKRALKDGVEVIVLERQPWTSYSACGIPYWIAGEVDGPDALVARTPEEHRANGLDLRTGWSAISIDPAGRQVTAVETATTREEQFTYDHLVIGTGASPLRPPIPGIDLPGVHGVQTLDDGLRVLDSLHREPQHAVVVGAGYIGIEMAEAMCRRGLPVIVVDQAEEPMTALDPDMGALIGKAMAGMGITYRGGEAVTRIEAGESGRVAAVVTAEGRYPADIVLLGLGVKPNTELAQAAGLPLGEHGGLLTDDRMQVVGHPDIWAGGDCVEVVDRLTGQRRHVALGTHANKHGRVIAANVAGGDLRFPGVIGTAISKVCDLEISRTGMREQEARVLGLDVVAATIKASTKAHYALGAGPVHVKAIAERGTGRLLGCQIVGKAGAGKRIDAAATAIWNGMTVEEVTSLDLAYAPPFSPVWDPLQMATRRLTGMV, encoded by the coding sequence ATGCGAGTGGTGGTGATCGGCGCCGATGCGTGCGGCGCGTCAGCTGCGTCGGGGATAAAGCGGGCGCTCAAGGACGGGGTCGAGGTCATCGTGCTGGAACGCCAGCCGTGGACGTCGTACTCGGCGTGCGGCATTCCCTACTGGATCGCGGGGGAGGTGGACGGCCCGGACGCGCTCGTCGCGCGGACGCCAGAGGAGCACCGGGCCAACGGTCTTGATCTGCGCACCGGCTGGAGCGCCATCTCCATCGACCCCGCCGGCCGCCAGGTCACGGCGGTGGAGACGGCCACGACCCGCGAGGAGCAGTTCACCTACGACCACCTCGTCATCGGCACTGGTGCCAGCCCCCTGCGCCCGCCCATCCCAGGGATCGACCTGCCCGGTGTGCACGGGGTGCAGACGCTCGACGACGGCCTGCGCGTGCTCGACTCGCTGCATCGGGAGCCGCAGCACGCGGTCGTCGTCGGCGCCGGGTACATCGGCATCGAAATGGCGGAGGCGATGTGCCGCCGGGGGTTGCCGGTGATCGTGGTCGACCAGGCCGAGGAACCGATGACCGCCTTGGACCCGGACATGGGTGCATTGATCGGTAAGGCGATGGCCGGGATGGGCATCACCTACCGCGGCGGGGAGGCCGTGACTCGCATCGAAGCCGGTGAGAGCGGGCGGGTGGCTGCCGTCGTCACCGCGGAGGGCCGGTACCCCGCGGACATCGTGCTGCTCGGTCTGGGTGTGAAGCCCAACACCGAACTGGCTCAGGCGGCGGGGCTGCCGCTGGGTGAACACGGTGGTCTGCTCACGGACGACCGTATGCAGGTCGTCGGCCACCCCGACATCTGGGCGGGCGGCGACTGTGTGGAGGTGGTCGACCGGCTCACCGGCCAGCGCCGCCACGTCGCCCTCGGGACGCATGCGAACAAGCACGGACGGGTGATCGCGGCGAACGTCGCGGGCGGGGATCTGCGCTTCCCAGGGGTCATCGGCACCGCGATCTCCAAGGTGTGCGACCTGGAGATCTCCCGGACCGGCATGCGCGAGCAGGAGGCGCGCGTACTCGGCCTGGACGTCGTGGCAGCCACGATCAAAGCGTCGACCAAGGCCCATTACGCACTGGGAGCGGGCCCGGTCCACGTCAAGGCGATCGCCGAGCGGGGCACCGGGCGACTGCTCGGCTGCCAGATCGTCGGTAAAGCCGGCGCGGGAAAGCGCATCGACGCGGCGGCCACAGCCATCTGGAACGGCATGACCGTCGAGGAGGTCACGAGTCTCGACCTGGCGTACGCGCCGCCGTTCTCGCCGGTGTGGGATCCGCTGCAGATGGCGACCCGGAGACTGACGGGGATGGTGTGA
- a CDS encoding sterol desaturase family protein, with amino-acid sequence MPRTLADARREFLNHRSPRILLACLALAVAVRLLVGDFTWWNVLPFVAVVLIQPFLEWTIHVFVLHARPKEFAGRTFDTVVARDHRLHHQDPRDIPLIFIPLRWVGYLIGSVLIVGLAFPTWPMRTSFYVAAFAMAVVYEWSHFLIHTDYKPKTRMYRHLYDNHRWHHYRNEHYWFGITSTVGDQALRTSPGRDDVPVSRTAKNLLGA; translated from the coding sequence GTGCCCAGAACCCTTGCCGACGCCCGGCGCGAGTTCCTGAATCACCGCTCGCCGCGCATCCTGCTCGCCTGTTTGGCCCTGGCCGTGGCGGTCAGGCTGCTGGTCGGCGACTTCACATGGTGGAACGTGCTGCCGTTCGTGGCCGTGGTCCTCATCCAGCCGTTCCTGGAGTGGACCATCCATGTGTTCGTCCTGCATGCCCGGCCCAAGGAGTTCGCGGGCCGCACTTTCGACACGGTCGTCGCCCGGGATCACCGTCTGCACCACCAGGACCCGCGCGACATCCCTCTGATCTTCATCCCTCTGCGATGGGTCGGGTACCTCATCGGTTCAGTGCTCATCGTGGGCTTGGCATTCCCCACCTGGCCGATGCGCACGTCGTTCTATGTCGCGGCCTTCGCTATGGCCGTCGTCTATGAGTGGTCGCATTTCCTGATCCACACCGACTACAAGCCGAAGACGCGCATGTACCGCCATCTCTACGACAACCACCGGTGGCACCACTACCGCAACGAGCACTACTGGTTCGGCATCACCTCGACGGTGGGCGACCAGGCGCTGCGGACGTCCCCGGGCCGCGACGATGTGCCCGTGTCACGCACCGCGAAGAACCTGCTGGGTGCGTAG
- a CDS encoding sugar transferase: MSERLGTRQPRVSTRNEFLRDYQLRVRALDVAVILAAIVVGLLLGWGYGGEFFGDDRPRQVFSIALLIVWPVALWQTQSTKATLIANGLGEYRRVIVATVWTALIVMSLAYLTGTSRGRWFLFGVLLSGLALLLLERNLMRRWLHRRMAEGQPLHRVFLIAPPSRLASLQGDLALSQGRFVTVGGLTLEHDWDPRSAVDNALASRADTILFAPGGDMDPQQTRRLGWAMEDSDLSLMVSASLVEVAGPRLSVEPVESLSFVRVDMPKFSGTAIVLKAITDVVGASILLILLGLPMLVVALLIRRGSAGPAIFKQERVGMDGRTFMCWKFRTMYEDADARRAELRAAHGDDGATFKMADDPRVTRVGRSLRRFSMDELPQLVNVWRGDMSLVGPRPHPLDDVERYDDLAVRRLRARPGMTGLWQVRGRSDLSWEESVRLDLYYVENWSLSMDFVIMASTVSAVLGGRGAY; this comes from the coding sequence GTGAGCGAGCGACTCGGTACCCGTCAGCCGCGGGTGTCGACCCGTAACGAGTTCCTGCGCGACTATCAACTGCGGGTGCGAGCGCTGGACGTGGCGGTCATCCTGGCAGCGATCGTCGTCGGTCTGCTCCTGGGATGGGGCTACGGCGGCGAGTTCTTCGGGGATGACCGACCCCGGCAGGTGTTCAGTATCGCCCTGCTGATCGTGTGGCCGGTGGCCCTTTGGCAGACCCAGTCGACCAAGGCCACCCTGATCGCCAACGGACTCGGTGAGTACCGGCGCGTCATCGTGGCCACCGTCTGGACGGCCCTGATCGTGATGAGCCTGGCCTATCTGACCGGCACCAGCCGCGGTCGTTGGTTCCTGTTCGGCGTGCTGCTGTCCGGACTCGCGCTGCTCTTGCTGGAGCGCAACCTCATGCGGCGATGGCTGCACCGGCGGATGGCCGAGGGGCAGCCCTTGCACCGGGTGTTCCTGATCGCTCCGCCATCAAGGCTGGCCTCCCTTCAGGGTGACCTGGCGCTTTCCCAGGGCCGCTTCGTAACGGTCGGGGGCTTGACGCTGGAGCACGACTGGGACCCGAGATCGGCAGTGGACAACGCCCTGGCCAGTCGGGCGGACACCATCCTGTTCGCCCCCGGCGGTGACATGGATCCCCAGCAGACCCGGCGGCTGGGCTGGGCGATGGAGGACTCCGACCTGTCGTTGATGGTGAGCGCGTCGCTGGTCGAGGTGGCCGGACCCCGGCTGTCCGTCGAGCCCGTCGAGTCGTTGTCCTTCGTGCGTGTCGACATGCCGAAGTTCAGCGGCACGGCGATCGTGCTCAAGGCGATCACCGACGTCGTGGGCGCCAGCATCCTGCTGATCCTGCTCGGATTGCCGATGCTGGTGGTCGCTCTCCTCATCCGGCGCGGTTCCGCCGGGCCGGCGATCTTCAAGCAGGAGCGGGTGGGCATGGACGGCAGGACCTTCATGTGCTGGAAGTTCCGGACCATGTACGAGGACGCAGATGCCCGACGGGCGGAACTGCGCGCCGCGCACGGTGACGACGGCGCGACGTTCAAGATGGCCGACGATCCGCGGGTGACCCGCGTCGGGCGGTCCCTGCGGCGGTTCTCCATGGACGAGTTGCCACAACTAGTCAACGTGTGGCGCGGCGACATGTCCCTGGTGGGCCCGAGACCGCACCCCTTGGACGACGTGGAACGCTACGACGACCTGGCGGTACGCAGGTTGCGCGCTCGGCCCGGGATGACCGGTCTGTGGCAGGTGCGCGGCCGCTCGGACCTGTCGTGGGAGGAGTCGGTGCGGCTCGACCTGTACTACGTGGAGAACTGGTCGCTGTCGATGGACTTCGTGATCATGGCGAGCACCGTCAGTGCGGTACTTGGTGGGCGGGGGGCTTACTGA
- a CDS encoding glycosyltransferase: MRVLLSGYTCDSDGGSEAANTWYTALELARAGAAVHLLTREAGRAQVAPAVAEAQAIGLELGVTYLSDEIRPAALQRGQIGVYAKYAAFQRRVHAWAQAPPGWDVGHHVWWGSVNHPVGLAGAVRPLVLGPVGGGQGLPRDLAQWVDGPLRWQRLRNAALADGGGLRRLWSPGVRKADLVLTANRETERLVGRMGVVSTAPMLPEGVRRMPSAAEFPVRPLVVWVGRLLPIKGVRLAVESFRECRLRVPEAQLLFIGDGPLAQDLRAWSGPLVDEGAVQILGRMPWDAAQRTLRTARLHLFTGVRDSSSAQTLEAAAWGVPTVGLDQFGLRRFCHRPGFILVPPTPGTSLPERLGAAMARALDWDDSQWRVQSGGAREFAGENTYSARARVLLAHYDDVRSRRAETPRR; this comes from the coding sequence GTGCGTGTGCTGCTCAGCGGTTACACGTGCGATTCGGACGGGGGCAGCGAGGCTGCAAACACCTGGTACACGGCGCTCGAACTCGCCCGGGCCGGGGCTGCCGTCCATCTCTTGACGCGGGAGGCCGGCAGGGCGCAGGTGGCCCCCGCCGTGGCTGAGGCGCAGGCTATCGGCCTGGAGTTGGGGGTCACCTACCTGTCCGACGAGATCCGCCCGGCAGCCCTGCAGCGGGGACAGATCGGCGTCTACGCGAAATATGCGGCCTTCCAGCGGCGCGTACACGCCTGGGCGCAGGCCCCCCCGGGTTGGGATGTCGGTCATCACGTGTGGTGGGGGTCGGTGAACCATCCCGTGGGTCTGGCCGGCGCGGTCCGACCGCTGGTCCTCGGGCCGGTCGGGGGTGGCCAAGGCCTGCCTCGTGACCTTGCCCAGTGGGTCGATGGCCCCCTGCGCTGGCAGCGCCTGAGGAACGCGGCGCTAGCCGACGGGGGCGGGTTGAGGCGACTGTGGTCACCAGGTGTCCGTAAGGCCGATCTGGTGCTCACCGCCAACCGGGAGACCGAGCGCCTGGTGGGACGCATGGGCGTAGTAAGTACCGCCCCAATGCTTCCTGAGGGTGTGCGGCGGATGCCTTCGGCGGCCGAGTTCCCGGTGCGCCCACTGGTCGTCTGGGTCGGGCGACTGTTGCCGATAAAGGGGGTGCGTCTGGCTGTTGAGTCCTTCCGTGAATGCCGCCTTCGCGTCCCCGAGGCGCAGTTGTTGTTCATCGGCGACGGCCCCCTGGCTCAGGATCTCCGGGCATGGTCCGGCCCGCTCGTGGATGAAGGGGCGGTGCAGATCCTCGGACGGATGCCGTGGGATGCCGCCCAGCGGACACTGCGCACCGCGAGGCTGCATCTGTTCACGGGCGTACGGGACTCGTCATCGGCGCAGACTCTCGAGGCGGCGGCCTGGGGGGTGCCAACAGTTGGGCTGGATCAATTCGGGCTGCGACGGTTCTGCCACCGACCGGGGTTCATATTGGTGCCTCCCACACCCGGCACATCGCTGCCCGAGCGACTGGGGGCGGCCATGGCAAGGGCACTGGACTGGGATGACTCGCAGTGGCGGGTCCAGAGCGGGGGCGCCCGGGAGTTCGCGGGTGAGAACACCTACTCTGCACGGGCCAGGGTTCTGCTGGCGCACTACGACGATGTCCGCTCACGACGGGCTGAAACGCCTCGGCGCTAG
- a CDS encoding alpha-1,2-fucosyltransferase, with protein MSARRQLQGIFGLSDTTRDPVIRVHIRRGDYVALAQTAETSWYQRAVARALESRPGPVEVISDDPEWCGSVLRLPVPFEVRTYGSVLADFDALARADVLVATGSTYSWWAAFLGRPHVVHGHQVLPPTLWSATEGVLVV; from the coding sequence ATGAGCGCCCGGCGACAGTTGCAGGGGATCTTCGGCCTCTCGGACACGACCAGGGACCCAGTGATCCGCGTGCACATACGCCGCGGCGACTACGTGGCCTTGGCCCAGACCGCGGAGACCTCTTGGTATCAGCGGGCCGTGGCACGGGCGCTGGAATCACGTCCCGGTCCGGTGGAGGTGATCAGTGATGATCCGGAATGGTGCGGGTCCGTTCTGCGACTTCCGGTGCCCTTCGAGGTGCGTACATATGGGTCTGTGCTCGCCGACTTCGACGCGTTGGCTCGGGCCGATGTGCTGGTCGCAACGGGCAGTACCTACTCGTGGTGGGCAGCGTTCCTCGGCAGACCCCACGTGGTTCACGGACACCAGGTGCTACCGCCGACGCTGTGGTCGGCTACGGAGGGGGTCCTTGTCGTATGA
- a CDS encoding oligosaccharide flippase family protein, producing MSDHLVRSVARQASGLLIVQVVLLLTQLGYTAITSRLFAPSEFGAYAAASATVALGSLLTVNGFAKSTARRPDDSTAADRQILGLALFAAASLAAIVAISAPWLAALWGNAQATLLIRVMSLSIVAAAYAGVLSGVVRRLGRMRTLTLASLTAGLLGVAAGAAVTVILKEPWTLAVLPVSTPVFLGLLLAWRLAGTRLPAVPRADSVPDLRFAVNSSGTSVVSYFTFTVPLWVLSRVAGPDVLGAWNRAVALTQVPVETAVRAWSTAAFPHFRKADGSPDPRPHGPNCCQGALAGHPGIPRLGSRDTRRCTHPPRGSVGRGLAYGGVVVASCCRHSHCHSADHSLRSGRALQSPVVGSGIEYQRDGRRHRWSGGHCGLAMVGGRQPRCVLALPPGECSRCIPSQAARNQHRRPLADGRVAGFSSGDCASCWLAWADADSWIVIAASATCVGVFLLATYAARRHLPVLQHLRR from the coding sequence ATGTCTGACCATCTGGTGCGTAGCGTCGCCCGGCAGGCCTCCGGCCTGCTGATCGTGCAGGTCGTGCTCTTGCTGACACAGCTGGGATACACGGCGATCACCAGTCGCCTGTTCGCACCGTCCGAGTTCGGGGCCTACGCTGCGGCCAGTGCGACTGTGGCGCTGGGGTCGCTGCTCACGGTTAACGGCTTCGCCAAATCGACTGCGCGGCGTCCAGATGATTCGACAGCCGCCGACCGTCAGATCCTCGGGCTGGCCCTCTTCGCGGCCGCCAGCCTGGCGGCGATCGTTGCCATCAGCGCACCTTGGCTCGCTGCACTCTGGGGGAACGCGCAGGCCACCCTCCTGATCAGGGTGATGAGTCTCAGCATCGTGGCTGCTGCCTATGCAGGCGTCCTCTCCGGAGTCGTTCGGCGGCTAGGTCGAATGCGCACACTCACCCTCGCCTCACTGACGGCCGGGCTCCTCGGGGTAGCCGCAGGAGCCGCGGTTACCGTCATCCTGAAAGAGCCGTGGACGCTTGCTGTGCTTCCAGTCTCGACACCGGTATTCCTGGGCCTGCTACTGGCCTGGCGTCTCGCCGGCACTCGGCTACCCGCTGTACCCCGAGCGGATTCCGTTCCCGATCTCCGATTCGCCGTCAACTCTTCGGGCACCTCGGTCGTCTCCTACTTCACGTTCACTGTGCCCTTGTGGGTTCTCAGCCGGGTGGCGGGTCCCGACGTCCTAGGGGCGTGGAACCGCGCTGTCGCGCTCACTCAGGTACCGGTTGAAACGGCTGTCCGGGCGTGGTCCACGGCGGCCTTTCCGCACTTCAGGAAGGCGGATGGCTCGCCGGATCCACGCCCGCATGGACCGAATTGCTGTCAGGGGGCTCTGGCTGGTCATCCCGGCATCCCTCGGCTTGGCTCCCGCGATACACGCAGGTGTACTCATCCTCCTCGGGGATCAGTGGGTCGTGGCCTCGCATATGGCGGTGTGGTTGTGGCTAGCTGCTGCCGTCACAGCCATTGCCACTCTGCTGACCACAGCCTCCGAAGCGGCCGGGCGCTTCAGAGTCCTGTGGTGGGGTCAGGCATCGAGTATCAGCGTGATGGCCGTCGCCACCGTTGGTCTGGTGGTCACTGCGGATTGGCGATGGTTGGCGGCAGGCAGCCTCGCTGCGTCCTGGCTCTTCCTCCTGGCGAGTGTTCACGCTGCATACCGTCACAGGCTGCTCGAAATCAGCACCGCCGCCCGCTGGCTGACGGTCGCGTTGCTGGCTTCAGTTCCGGTGACTGTGCTTCGTGCTGGCTGGCCTGGGCAGACGCGGACTCATGGATCGTCATCGCTGCCAGCGCAACGTGCGTGGGGGTGTTCCTTCTGGCGACGTACGCCGCAAGGCGACACCTCCCAGTTCTCCAGCACCTGCGTCGCTGA
- a CDS encoding glycosyltransferase, with protein MKRLVVVQPYVPRYRTAFYSRTAEELATRDVELVVVVGRTDSARGDGDTGFSALLARDLLESRTRGRLRYRPLRDVGATRADYLVLEQAIKNLDGYMPLLRRRWGGPAVALWGHGRSYSSTQSAAAANFKQWVTRQSDWFFAYTPSGAADVIGHGYPVDRVTVVHNTIDTDALVRDLNATTEAELARFQAEHDVDARYCALFLGGVDGLKDVDYLVASARAAHRQERRFRLLVAGSGNDESRLRAMQNAGLPVRVLGRVDGPAKALALKSARLLAVPSQLGLVVVDSW; from the coding sequence ATGAAACGGCTCGTGGTCGTGCAGCCCTACGTCCCGCGCTATCGAACCGCCTTCTACAGTCGCACCGCAGAGGAGTTGGCCACCCGGGACGTGGAACTCGTGGTCGTCGTGGGCAGGACGGACAGTGCCCGCGGCGACGGAGACACCGGCTTCTCCGCTCTGCTCGCCCGCGACCTGCTCGAATCGCGGACCCGTGGGCGTTTGCGGTATCGCCCTCTGCGCGACGTCGGTGCCACCAGAGCGGACTATCTTGTGCTGGAGCAGGCGATCAAGAACCTGGACGGCTACATGCCGCTGCTGCGCCGCCGGTGGGGAGGACCTGCTGTAGCTCTGTGGGGTCACGGCCGGTCGTACTCCTCGACCCAGAGCGCTGCGGCCGCGAACTTCAAGCAGTGGGTGACGCGGCAGAGCGACTGGTTCTTCGCCTACACACCTTCGGGGGCGGCTGACGTGATCGGCCACGGCTACCCGGTCGATCGCGTCACTGTTGTCCACAACACGATCGACACCGACGCCCTGGTTCGTGACCTCAATGCGACCACGGAGGCGGAACTGGCTCGGTTCCAGGCCGAGCACGACGTCGATGCCCGTTACTGCGCCCTGTTCCTGGGAGGAGTGGACGGCCTGAAGGACGTGGACTACCTCGTTGCATCGGCCCGTGCAGCCCACCGGCAAGAACGGCGATTCCGCCTTCTGGTAGCCGGGTCCGGCAACGACGAGTCCAGGCTGCGGGCGATGCAGAACGCCGGACTGCCGGTTCGGGTGCTGGGCCGCGTGGACGGCCCCGCGAAGGCCCTCGCCCTGAAATCCGCACGCCTGCTGGCCGTTCCGAGCCAGTTGGGGCTGGTGGTCGTGGACTCCTGGTGA